In Azospirillum humicireducens, the genomic stretch CGCTCCTTCGCGCCGACCAGGGCGAGGGCGCTCGCCTCCTCCACCACCTTGTTGAGCGGCTCGACCGAGCGGTGGGTCTTGCCCTTCTCGATGAAGCTGCGCAGGTGGCGGATGATCTGGCCGGCGCGGGTCGCCTGGGCGCTCGCCTTGTCGACCATGTCCATCGCCTTGACCACCGTTTCCGGCCGCTCCATCAGCCGCTTGGCCGCCTTGGCGTAGTTGATGACGGCGGTCAGCGGCTGGTTCAGCTCGTGGGCCAGCGTCGAGGCCATCTGGCCCATGGCGCTGACCCGGCTGACATGCAGCAGCTCCGACTGGAGCTCCTGCAGGCGCCGTTCGGTGGCCTGACGTTCGGTCAGATCGCGGACGAAACCGGTGAAGCGGCGCTGGCCCGCCAGCAACACCTCGCCCACCGCCAGTTCCATCGGGAACACCGACCCGTCGCGCCGCTGGCCGGAGACGACGCGGCCGATGCCGATGATGCGGCGTTCGCCCGTCCTGCCGTAGCGCTCCAGATAGCCGTCATGCTGCTCCCGGTAGGGCGACGGCATCAGCATGCTGATGTTGCAACCGATCGCCTCCGCCGCCGCATAGCCGAACAGCCGTTCGGCCGCCGGGCTGAAGGATTCGATCAGCCCCTTCTCGTCGATGACGATGATGGCTTCCGGCACCGTCTCCAGGATGGAGGTGAGGCGGGCCTCGCGCTCGCGCAGCTCCGCCTCCGCCCGTTTGGCCGCGGTCAGATCACGGATGATCCCGATATAGACGGGAGCGCCGTCCTGGCTGGCCTCGCCGATCGACAGATCCATCGGGAAGCAGGAGCCGTCCTTGCGCAGGCCTGTCACTTGGCGGCCGATGCCGATGATTCGGCGCTCGCCCGTCCGGTGGTAGCGCTCCAGATAGCCGTCATGCTCCTCCTGGTAAGGCGACGGCATCAGCATCTTGACGTTGCGGCCGATCACCTCGGCGGCGGTCCAGCCGAACAACCGCTCGCAGGCTGGGTTGAAGGTCTTGATCCGGCCGCGGTCGTCGATGATGACGATTCCATCGGGCACGGTGTCCAGCATCGCCTGCAGCTGAGAAAGCGCGTCCAGGTTCCCATCCCGGATGTCGTCGGCCACGTCGAAACCCTCTTGTGAAATCAATTGTCTGTCATTCGTCTCCACCCACAGAGTAGTTGAGTGCAACCGTTGGTCAAGGCTGCAGATCGGGCGACGCGGCCACAGCCACGCTGCCGAGGGCGTCCAGTTCCAGATCGTCGACCGCGAGGTTCTTGGCCTTGGCCTCCACCTCGAAATCTGCCCAGGAGAGATGGTCCGCCACCAGCCGGTTCACGGCACGGTTCCACATCCGTTGCGAATGGGCCCGCAGATCCTTCGTCGTCAGCCCGCGCGCCGCCAGCGCGGCATAGTCCGGCAGGCTGTCGGACGGCCAGTCCGCCAGCAGATCCTCGCGCGATACGCTGATATGGGCGACCGGGCGCACCCCGCGCCAGGAGCCGATGACAGTGGCGATTCGCGGATCGTCGGGACGCAGATACTCCCCTTGCGTGCGGACCCAGTGATGGTGGATGTCGAGCACGATCGGCACGGCATCGGTCAGCGGCAGCAGGTCGTCCAGGCCGAAGGACATCTCGTCGTTCTCGACGGTCAGCAGGTTGCGGGCATCCTCCGACAGCAGGGCGAGGCCGCGGCGGAAACCGGCGATGCCCTCCCCGCGCCCGCCGCCATGGATGTTGACATGCGCACCTTGCGGGTGCCAGCCGCCGGCCAGCCCCATCATCCGCAGGATGTCGGCATGGTATTCCAGCTCCGCCACCGCATTGTCGAGGGTGGATGGATTGGCGCTGTTCAGCACGCAATACTGGTCCGGGTGCAGCCCGATGCGGATGCCCGCCTCCATCGCCTTGCGGCCGGCATGCTCCAGCCCGCTCTGCACCAGCGACCGGATGCCGGGCTGGCGGTAGAGCGGCCGTCCGATCTCGTGGGTGTAGGCCGGCAGCAGCCCACTGTTGACGCGCAGCAGGCGACGGTAGGCCGGTTGCCGGGCGACCTCGTCCAGTTGCAGCTGGAGGGCCAGCAGGTTGCGACGCAGCACCTCGGTCAGTTTTTCCTCGGCGCGGGCGGGGCCCAGCTTGCTCAGTGTCGCGATGGTGACGGTGCCGGGATTCATGCGCTTGGCAAGTCCGGCGTCGCCATCGGGCGGAATATACTGGCAGCACCAGCCGAAGCGGGGAACGGACGGGGATGGGATATGAGAGCTGTCGGGCATCGGTCGGCAACGTGAAGCGGACGGGTTCCTTGATATGGACCGCTGGCAGGCACCGTCCACCGGATGGGCCGAGGGGACTCATCCCATCCCGCCCATCCGGCGCAGCGCCCCGGTCGCGACCGCCCGCAGATCGGTGCCGCCGGCATCGCGCGGGACAGCCGCGGCGAGCGTGCCCAACCGGTCGGCCAGCGCGCGTTCGGGTGCGCACAGATCCTCGCACAGGGCACGCATCTCGGCGATGGAGGGTCGCCATTTCCGGCTCCGGCGCCAGTTGCGGGCGGCGGCGTCGATCACCCAAGCCGGGTATTCGCCCAGATCCTCGGCCCAGTCGAGCGCCATCATGCGTTCCACCTCCGGCGACAGTCCCTTGGCCGGGAAATGGCTGAGCAGGGTCAGCACACGGCCGAGCAGATGGTCGCTGTCGGCCGGGGCCAGCACTGTGGCGTACAGCTCCTCAAGACTCTGGCGGGCGAGCGCGGCCTCGGCGGCGGTTACGCCGTCGGGCGCGGACCACAGTTCGATCATGCCGTCGAAGCCGTCGTCACCGAAGCGCGGACGGCGGTCGATCCGGCCCTGGGCGAGAAGCCGCTGGAGCATGGGCGGCAGCGCGGCGGTCAGGCGGGCCTGCCGAAGAGGGGCCGGCAGCGCCGGGTCGAAGGCCTCCGTCGGGGAAGACGGAACCGGGCAGCGCGGGAGGGCGGTGATGGTGGCGCTTCGCTTGTGGACGGTCATCGGTCTCCCCTTTTTACGACCAGGAAGGCGTGGCTGTGCGCTGGCGCAGTTCCGAGGCAGCGGCGGCCCAGGCACCCAGGCGCTGTTCGGCTGCGGATGGATGGGCAGTCGTGGTGCTCGCTATCGCGGACGGGCGGTTGCGGACGACGGGTGCCTTGCCCGCCGCGGCATCCTGCGCCAGCCATGCCCGCCAAGCCGATGAGATGTCACGGTAGCGATAGCCGTGGGCCCGACAGCGCAGGATGAACCCCTCGACATGGCGGCCAAGGTCGATCTCGGCATGGCGCGCCTTTGCCCAGGCGAGATCGTCGGCAGTCGGCATCCAGTCTTGCGGAACCGTTTGCGCCCGGTCGTGCCCGCCCGAAGCGTGCGAGTCTGGAATCTGTTTGGAATGGACCTGTTCCTGACTCGTCGGCGGACAGGGGCTGTGCATGTCCGAGTCATCCCTGTCGGCCGGCCGGACAGGGCGGGCGGAGACGCAATCCCTGTCGGACCCATCGACGGTATCGGCCGGTGTGAAGCGCAGGCGGTAGAGGCAGGACAGGCGGGCGCCGTCGCGGCCGCGGCGGTGTTCGACTCCGACCAGGCCAATGTCGCTCAGGCCCTGGATGATGCGGTTGATTGTGGGGCGCGACCGCTTCAGCTTGGCGGCCAGCGTCGATTGCGACGGCCAGCACAGGCCGTCCTCGTCGGCGAAGGTGGCAAGCGCCGCCAGAACGGCGAAGCCGTCGGCGTCCAGGCCGGGATGGTCCAGCCACCAGGCGGGAATCCGTCCCCACCGTCCGGTATCGGGGGGATTTGCCGCTGCTGCGGACGGTGTCGGTGTGGGCATGGGGAAAACTCCGCGAGGCTTGGGGGCCGGCATGGATGGGGCCGGCGAACTTGCACGAAGGATTCCGCCGGCTGCTGCGGTCGTCGAATCGCGGGCAAAAGGGACTGATTCGGTTGTGTCCCCTTCGCCCGCGGTTGTGTCCCATCGGCCCGCGCCTGTGTCCCCCTTGGTCGCGGATATGTCCCCTTTGGCCGCGTTTGGCTTGCGAATCGGATTCTATCCCGTTTGCCCGCACTTTGCCGGGGACCGGCGCTATCCGCGCCGCCGTGGGCTGTCCCGCTTGCCCGCGATTCGCGGCCATGGTCCGCGGTCCGCTTCGCGGAAGGCGGCTGCTGGCCAGCCTCGCCGGCCGGATCTGTCCCATTTGCCCGCGCTTCGCGGTTCGGCTGGCCGCATCACGGAATTCGATGTGTCCCTAATGCTCGCGTTTGGGAGCCCTCCGGCGCCGGGACTGTCCCGTTTGCTCGCGCTTCGTGGCCCCATGACGGGAATCCGCGCCCCCGAGTCTCTATCCCATTTGCTCGCGCTTCGCCGAACCGCGGTGCGATTCGCAGCGATCCACCCCAGCGGACGCCTGCGGGGCGGCGCCATCCGATTGCCCAAGGACGAAGCGCGGGCATTCGGGACACAGCTGCGGGCATTTCCTACACAAGCGCGGCCAAACGGGACACAGGCCTGCAGACGGACTCGGCCCTGCCGGTTGCCACCATCCGATGCCAGCCCCTATCGTGCCGTTTGGCGAGGAGGGATGAGCCATGAGCAAGGCGAACGCGGTCCAGCTGACTCTGTTCGAGATGGAGGACCGCAGTCAGTCCCATATGATCGCGCTTTACGACACGGCGCCGCGCTTTGTCTTCGTGTCGAAAGGCCGGGGGACCGAGCCGGAGCTGCCGGCCGCCAACGCGTTCGTCCAGTCGGTGCACAAGGAGTTTCCCTTCAAGGACGCCCTGTTCACGCTGACCCTGCAGCCCGCCCGCATCTATCGCCCGGCCAAGCCCGCCCCCGGCGACGATCCGGCCGACAAGCGCATGGTCGAGTATGAGGTGTTCCCGTCGGAGCGCGAACAGATCGTCGAGCAGGTGGTGCGCCGCCTCGCCATGGACCGGTCGCGCCTGTCGCTGATGGGGGACAAGCAGGACCGGGTGCGCGTCCATTTTTCGCTTTATGAGATTCGGCGGGAGTTGCGCGCGGTCAACCGCACCATGGACACGGCGGAGATCCGCGAGGCGCTGGAGATCCTGGCCCGTACCCGCATGATCATCAGCAAGGTGCCGGAGAACGGACGCAAGTCTGCGCGTCCGGTTCTGGAATCCTCGGTCTTCCCCACGCTCTACATCCGCCCGCGCACCGGCGAGGGCGGCGAGGAGGACGAGAACGATACCTATCTGGAGTTCAACGCGCTGGTCGCCTCGGCCATCCGCAACCTGGAATTCAAGCCGATCTCCTACCAGTGGATCATGCGGCTGAAGAGCCCGGTGGCGCGCTGGCTCTACAACCGGCTGTCGATCGAATATGGCGACCTCGATCTGGCCCGCCTGCCGGACGGGATGCACAGCGTGCCGCCGATGACCCTGTCCGCCGACGACATCATCAACAACAGCGGCATGAACGAGTGGAGCCGGCGGCGCGACACGCTGCGCACGGTGACCCTGGCGGTCGATTCCCTGGTCGAGGAGGGCATCCTCGACCGGGTGGAGAAGACGGTGTCGAAGGACGGCCGGCGCATCAACGACATCGAATACATCATGATGCCGAGCCAGAAATTCCTGGATCAGGTCCGCCGTGGCAATGACGTGCAGGAGGCCAACGCCGCCACCTACCGAGCCATTGCCGGCAGCGACGAGCGCCCGAAGGAGTTCCTGCCCATCACCCCCGGCCAGAGCGTCGAGGTTCGCCGCCGCCGCGGCACCCTGCTGGGCGCACGCTCCGGTCAGGGTGAAGGCTGACGACTGACGTCCGTCGCTCCGTTGGGAGGCGTATCCGCCAACCGCAGGCGGATGCGCAACCCGCCCAATGTTCCCGGCTCCATCCATTCCACGGGAATCCCCATGCGCTGGGACAATTCGCCGACGATAGACAGTCCTAGCCCCACACCATCGCCGCCGGACTGGCCAAGCCGCTGGAACCGCGCGAAGGAGCGCTGGAACTCTTCCGCGGTCAGGCCGGGACCGTCATCCTCCACCAACAGATCGATGGTGGCCGGGCCGGTAGCCGTAACGACCGTGACAGCGACGCGCCCCGGTGTTCCGGCATATTTCATCGCGTTCTCGACGATGTTGCGCAACATGATGGCCAGCAGTTCCGGGCGCGCCGTGACGTGAAGGGAACGGGGCGATTCCAGGACGACCTCGACTCCGCACCTGTTCGCCAGCGGCACCAGATCGGCGATGACGGACTGGACCAACCCCACGAGATCGATCCGGTCGGCGGGCGTCTGGATCAGATCGACCGATTGGGAGCGGGTGACGTCGAGCAGCTGCGAGATCATCCGTCCGGCCCGGTCGGTGGCCCGAAGGATGTTGGCGAAGCGGGCGTGGCTGCGGTCTGGCAGATCCTCGCCGAGGGCTTCGACCTGCGCACGGATCGCAGTCAGCGGAGTGCGCAACTCGTGTGCCGCGTTGGAAACGAAGTCACGCTCGTGTGCGAGAACCAGGTTGAGCCTTGCCATGAGGCCGTTCAGCGCATGGGCCACCCCCTGCAGCTCCTCCGGCACTTCGGTTTTGTCCAGCGGCGCAAGATTGTCCTCGCTGCGCTCGCCCACCTGTCTGGCAAAGGCGCCGAGCGGCGCCAGCCCTGACCGGATGCCGATGATCAGGATGCCAATGATCAGAACCGTTGCGGCCAGCACATAGGCGGCCAGCAGTCCGGCGACATGGATCGAGGAGAACAGCGGATCGAACATGTCGACCCCGATTACCACCCGCGTGCCGCTGCGCTCGTCCTCCAGACCGTGGAAGATGCGTGTCCTGTCGCCGGTCTTGGCCTTGCCGTGCAGGGGCAGAGTCAGCAGTTGGTCCGGCGGTAGCGCCTCTGAACTGTAGAAAAGCACGCCCTTGCGACTGATCACGACCAGATATTCGTCCGCGTGGAAGTCCGGTTCCCAGGGCTGATCCGGAAACGGCATCGTGATGAGCGCGGCGGGCTGGGTCGAGGTGAAGGCCAGCAGCAGTCTTGCGATTTGGGCAGCACGGCTGTGGTGCGACTGCCGATATTCCATCGCCACTGCCGCGACGATCAGGACGGAGGCCGATATCCAGACGACTGCAGTCAGCCAGACCAGCCGGCGGCGCAGGCGCGCGCGGATCGACGGCATGTCATTCCCTCGGCAGCATGTAGCCGACCCCGCGGATCGTCTGGATCAGGTCGGCCCCCAGCTTGCGACGGATCTGGGAGACGAACACCTCCAGCGTGTTGCTCTCGGCTTCGCCGTTCCAGCCGTAGAGATGCTCCTCCAGTGCGTTGCGGGTGAGGACCCGGCCCTGGTTATCGATGAAGCGGAGCAGCAGCGCGAACACCTTCGGGGTGAGTGTGATGCTCTCGTTGCCGCGCTGGACCGTGAACGAGGTGGGATCGATCCGCAAATTCCGGTATTGCCGGAGTTTGGAGACGTGGTTGCCGCGCCGGCGGGCCAGTGCCCGGCATCGGGCCATCAGCTCGTCCATTTCGAAGGGCTTGACCAGATAGTCGTCGGCGCCCAGATCGAGTCCGCGTACCCGGCTGTCGAGTTCATAGCGCGCGCTCAGGATCAGGATCGGGACCTTCTGCCCATCGGCCCGCCTTTCGCGCAGGATGTCCAGTCCGTCGCGGTCCGGCAGGCCCAGGTCCAGAATCAGCAGGTCGAACCCGTCCAGGGTCGTTATCCCGTCGAGACCTGCCGCGTCCTCCAGCCAATCGACGGTCATGCCATTCCTGGTCAGCCTCGCCCGGATGGCGTCGCCGATCAGGGGATCGTCTTCTATAAGCAGAATGCGCATCACTGGTTCCCGGTCGATTGGCTGTAGACTTACCGGGAAATCCTGAAGCCAATCTGAACCGCCCTGTCCGGAGGAGGGCGTTTCCGCATCGCTTCGTACGCGCCGGTCGATTTTGGATCAGTCCAGCCCGACCTTGCCTTCGGCCCAATACGCCTTGGTCAGGATGCGGTCGGTGCTGACGCCATTCTTTCGCAAAGCCTTCAGCAGATGCTGGATCGTCCGGGCGCGCCCGGCCAGGACGAAGCCAGTGTCGCGGCCCGGCAGGCGGAGCAGGATGTCGGCCAGCGTCTCCAGATGGCCGTCGTCCTGCTGCCGGGCGATCAGTGTGGCTGGCAGATCCAACCGGTCGGTGACGCTCTGCGCCGCGGTCCGATCGCCGACCTCGAAAACGGTATGGGTGGGATGCCATGCGGCGGCGAGACCGATTGCCGTTTCGTCGCCGACGAGCACCCTTGTTTGCGTGTCGAGTCGCGACAGATCCAGCGATTTGCGCGGTCCGAACAGCCGAACAGGCTCGCCGGGCCGGGCGTTGCGCACCCACAGGCTGCCGGGTCCAGTGGTCAGCGCATGGGCGATGAACCGGGTACGCCCCTGTTGTGCCTCCCAGTCGATGGGGGTGTAGGTGCGCGTGGACATCCCGGAGCCGAGTTTGACCTGAATCTTGTCGCCGGGCATCCAGGCGAGATCGCGCAACGCCGGTCCTTCCAACGTCAGCAGATGCAGCCCCGAAGCCAGTTCGCGGTTCTCGACGATTTCGGCCTGTCGGAACAGCAGCCGGGTCAGCAGGCGCGACACCACGCCATCGCCGGCCGGCGGCCGGCCGGACGCCGCCTCGCGCGGTTCGTTCAGGGTCGGGGTCATGGCAGGGGAAGTCATCGCGGAGATACCTTTTGAAAGTCAGCCGCCGAAGCGGTAGCTGGAGACCGTGACGAAGCCCATCAGCCGGTCACGGTCGATGCAGGGCGCCGGATCGATCCATCCGGCACGTTGCGACCATGATCGTAGCCGCGGGCGGCGCTCGTGACCGTGAGGGCTTGTTCTTCCCAACGGGCCGATATCACCAGGATGGCGCTGGGACGGATCGGCCATTGGGCGGTAACGCGCAGCGGATCCTGCATCCGCGGCCAGGGGCCGCCGCCATGGCACAGGAAGTGAGTTGGCATGCGCATGACGATCGACCGGGCTTATTGGGGTGCGTTTTCGGGGAGCGAGAGGGAGACCGGCCACCGTCAGCGGGGCTGAACAGGCAGGGCGCGACCACGTCCCCACAGAACGAAGGCCGTCAGAGTCACCAGAACCATGTTCATCGGAACGACGGCCGCTTCGCCGCGGGTCAGGTGGAACAGCAGAGCCAGAACCTGCAACAGAATGATGCCGGCCGCGGCGAGAACCGTCAGACGCGGCTGGATGCGGGTCAGGGACGGCAGCAGGATGCCGATGCCGCCGAGCAGATCGGCGATGCCGGTCACGGGCACCAATCGCGGATGATCCGCCGTCCACGGCATCATCGCGGCGAGCTGGTCCGCCGGCGTGGCCAGCTTGGTAAAACCGGCATAGATGAAGAACAGCGCCAGCAGGGTCTGGACTGTCCACAGTCCGAGACCAAGGAGGTGGCGGCGGGGAGCAAGGGTCGCAGTGCTCATGGGAAGGGTCCTTCGGATGGATGATATCGGCGGGCATCGTTGCCTGGATCCAAGGTGCCGGTCGCCAAGCATCCATGGAAGTGATATGATTTCGATGAAAACCATCGAAATTGGAGATGGATCGTGATCGGTGCGCTGACGTTGGACCAGCTGCGTGTGCTGGTCGCCATTGAGAAGACCGGCAGCTTCTCGGCCGCCGGACGAGAGCTTCGCCGTGTGCAATCGGCCATCAGCCATGCGATCCAGACGCTTGAGGACACGCAGGGCGTGCAGCTGTTCGACCGCAGCGGCCGGACGCCGCGCTTTACCGACGCTGGCCGCGTGCTGGCCACCCAAGCGCAGCAGATTCTGCGCCAGGCCGAGGCGTTCGAACGCACCGCGCACTCCATCGCGGCGGGATTGGAGCCGGAACTTTCGATCGCGGTCGACAGTTTCGTGCCGACTGGGCCGGTGATCCGGGGACTGGCCAATCTGCAGCACAGATTTCCCGATCTGACAGTGACGCTGTTCACCGAGGGACTCGGGGCGGCTGAGCGGCGCGTGCGTGACGGCAGCGCCACGCTGGGGCTGTGTGCGCTGCTGCCGTCCATTGCGCAGGATTTGCAGGCCGCTGCGCTGATGCAGGTCGCGTTGGTGCCGGTGGTGGCGCCCACCCATCCCCTGGCATGCGAGACGCGCCCCCTGACGCGGGATATTCTGTCCGAGCATGTCCAATTGATCCTGACCGATCCGCTGCAACGCCCCGGTCCCAGCTTCAGCGTCGTCAGCCCGCGCGTATGGCGGTTCGTCGACATCGCCCGCCGTCTGGAGTTTCTGCTGGCCGGTTTCGGTTGGGGGACGATGCCGCATCATCTCGTGGAGGAGGCCCTGGAAAGCGGTCGTCTGGTGCGCTTGGCCATCGACGATCCGGCGGTGCTGCCTGGATCGGTCGGGCTGTTCGCCGTTCACGACCGCAAGCGCCCGCTGGGAATCGGCGCCCGCTGGCTGCTCGAGGAGCTGCAACGCCAGGGCTGGGACGCCTATTCCCGGCAGGGAGCCGGCGGGTTTGCCGGGGGTGGACCTACCAGCGATAGCTGAGGCCGGCGAGGGTGCTGAACTGGTCGGCGCTTCCCTCCTGCTTGACCAGCGGACTGTCGGCGGCATCGCCGAGTATGCGGGTATAGCCCAGCCGGCTCACGGCCTGGATCGAGTCGGTCACGGCATAGCTGACGCCGATCGACAGACCTGCATCCTTGAACCCCGCCCCGGCGTCGTAACGGGCCAGGTGGTGTACGGAGCGGGCGGATTGGGCCGCGGTGATGCCGAAGCTGCTGCTCATGTAATTGTCGTCGGCCCAGGTGACATGGGGCGACAGGCTGAGACGGGCCCGGTCGCCGAACAGTCGGATCGCATACTCCGCCTCGACGGTGGCCGAAAGGCCGTCACGGTCGCCGCCAAGGTCGCGGGCGACCTGCAGTCCGACCCCGACGGGACCCATCCGATAGCCGAGCCGGGCGGTCGCCACAGCGCCGCCGTCCAGGTTGCCGAGCCCTTTCAGGGCGTCGTTGTCGCTTTCCTTGCGTCCGGCATGATAGCCGATGCCGACATCGACCTTCAGGGCATCGGTCGCGAAGGGCGTGGCGACGATCCCCGCTCCGCCCCTGGTGGTTAGCCGAACCCGGTCGCGCCAGGACACCTCGACGATAGGGACCGGCATCGCCTTGTAATCGTTGGACCCTTCGTAATCCGGCGCGTAGATGGCGCCGCCGCCGAGCATGAATGTCCAGTCCTTGGAGGGTTTGCTTCCCTCGTCATCCGCCGCCGCCCGCGTGGCGGTGCCCGCCAATGCAGTGCAGAGGGTGGCCGCCAGGACCGCTCCGCGGCTGAACGATGTAACCATCATGGTGATGTGGGCCTTATCCAGAAGGGGGTCGCGGCGGACCCTGCCATCGCTTGCTGAATCGGACCTGAACGGAGCGAGGCGACTTTCCGGATTGATATGACTGCCGGCGGCAGCCATTGCCGCCGGAGCTATTGATCCTCGAAGGTCAGGATCAATAGCCGCTGGTATCAGGCGGCCCCCGGTCCGGGAACCGCACCCGGCGGGCATTTGCCAAGGATGATCATCCCCAGCACCTCGTCCTTGGTCACGTCGGACACGCGGGCGGTGCCGACCAGCTTGCCGTTCTTCATCACATGGATGCGGTCGGCCAGATCGAACACGT encodes the following:
- a CDS encoding PAS domain-containing sensor histidine kinase, with translation MLDTVPDGIVIIDDRGRIKTFNPACERLFGWTAAEVIGRNVKMLMPSPYQEEHDGYLERYHRTGERRIIGIGRQVTGLRKDGSCFPMDLSIGEASQDGAPVYIGIIRDLTAAKRAEAELREREARLTSILETVPEAIIVIDEKGLIESFSPAAERLFGYAAAEAIGCNISMLMPSPYREQHDGYLERYGRTGERRIIGIGRVVSGQRRDGSVFPMELAVGEVLLAGQRRFTGFVRDLTERQATERRLQELQSELLHVSRVSAMGQMASTLAHELNQPLTAVINYAKAAKRLMERPETVVKAMDMVDKASAQATRAGQIIRHLRSFIEKGKTHRSVEPLNKVVEEASALALVGAKERELHVRFDFDAADPQVLIDKVQVQQVILNLVRNAIEAMAQGSPAGAQRVLTVHTGSEPGEPAFRRVAVSDSGPGVPETVRAQLFQPFVTTKSSGMGLGLSICRSIIEAHGGRLWLEPAALPPGTGASFAFTVPLSATDAGADASQETGDAR
- a CDS encoding UV damage endonuclease UvsE, yielding MPDSSHIPSPSVPRFGWCCQYIPPDGDAGLAKRMNPGTVTIATLSKLGPARAEEKLTEVLRRNLLALQLQLDEVARQPAYRRLLRVNSGLLPAYTHEIGRPLYRQPGIRSLVQSGLEHAGRKAMEAGIRIGLHPDQYCVLNSANPSTLDNAVAELEYHADILRMMGLAGGWHPQGAHVNIHGGGRGEGIAGFRRGLALLSEDARNLLTVENDEMSFGLDDLLPLTDAVPIVLDIHHHWVRTQGEYLRPDDPRIATVIGSWRGVRPVAHISVSREDLLADWPSDSLPDYAALAARGLTTKDLRAHSQRMWNRAVNRLVADHLSWADFEVEAKAKNLAVDDLELDALGSVAVAASPDLQP
- a CDS encoding helix-turn-helix domain-containing protein — protein: MPTPTPSAAAANPPDTGRWGRIPAWWLDHPGLDADGFAVLAALATFADEDGLCWPSQSTLAAKLKRSRPTINRIIQGLSDIGLVGVEHRRGRDGARLSCLYRLRFTPADTVDGSDRDCVSARPVRPADRDDSDMHSPCPPTSQEQVHSKQIPDSHASGGHDRAQTVPQDWMPTADDLAWAKARHAEIDLGRHVEGFILRCRAHGYRYRDISSAWRAWLAQDAAAGKAPVVRNRPSAIASTTTAHPSAAEQRLGAWAAAASELRQRTATPSWS
- a CDS encoding plasmid replication protein, with amino-acid sequence MSKANAVQLTLFEMEDRSQSHMIALYDTAPRFVFVSKGRGTEPELPAANAFVQSVHKEFPFKDALFTLTLQPARIYRPAKPAPGDDPADKRMVEYEVFPSEREQIVEQVVRRLAMDRSRLSLMGDKQDRVRVHFSLYEIRRELRAVNRTMDTAEIREALEILARTRMIISKVPENGRKSARPVLESSVFPTLYIRPRTGEGGEEDENDTYLEFNALVASAIRNLEFKPISYQWIMRLKSPVARWLYNRLSIEYGDLDLARLPDGMHSVPPMTLSADDIINNSGMNEWSRRRDTLRTVTLAVDSLVEEGILDRVEKTVSKDGRRINDIEYIMMPSQKFLDQVRRGNDVQEANAATYRAIAGSDERPKEFLPITPGQSVEVRRRRGTLLGARSGQGEG
- a CDS encoding sensor histidine kinase encodes the protein MPSIRARLRRRLVWLTAVVWISASVLIVAAVAMEYRQSHHSRAAQIARLLLAFTSTQPAALITMPFPDQPWEPDFHADEYLVVISRKGVLFYSSEALPPDQLLTLPLHGKAKTGDRTRIFHGLEDERSGTRVVIGVDMFDPLFSSIHVAGLLAAYVLAATVLIIGILIIGIRSGLAPLGAFARQVGERSEDNLAPLDKTEVPEELQGVAHALNGLMARLNLVLAHERDFVSNAAHELRTPLTAIRAQVEALGEDLPDRSHARFANILRATDRAGRMISQLLDVTRSQSVDLIQTPADRIDLVGLVQSVIADLVPLANRCGVEVVLESPRSLHVTARPELLAIMLRNIVENAMKYAGTPGRVAVTVVTATGPATIDLLVEDDGPGLTAEEFQRSFARFQRLGQSGGDGVGLGLSIVGELSQRMGIPVEWMEPGTLGGLRIRLRLADTPPNGATDVSRQPSP
- a CDS encoding response regulator transcription factor, with product MRILLIEDDPLIGDAIRARLTRNGMTVDWLEDAAGLDGITTLDGFDLLILDLGLPDRDGLDILRERRADGQKVPILILSARYELDSRVRGLDLGADDYLVKPFEMDELMARCRALARRRGNHVSKLRQYRNLRIDPTSFTVQRGNESITLTPKVFALLLRFIDNQGRVLTRNALEEHLYGWNGEAESNTLEVFVSQIRRKLGADLIQTIRGVGYMLPRE
- a CDS encoding siderophore-interacting protein yields the protein MTSPAMTPTLNEPREAASGRPPAGDGVVSRLLTRLLFRQAEIVENRELASGLHLLTLEGPALRDLAWMPGDKIQVKLGSGMSTRTYTPIDWEAQQGRTRFIAHALTTGPGSLWVRNARPGEPVRLFGPRKSLDLSRLDTQTRVLVGDETAIGLAAAWHPTHTVFEVGDRTAAQSVTDRLDLPATLIARQQDDGHLETLADILLRLPGRDTGFVLAGRARTIQHLLKALRKNGVSTDRILTKAYWAEGKVGLD
- a CDS encoding DoxX family protein yields the protein MSTATLAPRRHLLGLGLWTVQTLLALFFIYAGFTKLATPADQLAAMMPWTADHPRLVPVTGIADLLGGIGILLPSLTRIQPRLTVLAAAGIILLQVLALLFHLTRGEAAVVPMNMVLVTLTAFVLWGRGRALPVQPR
- a CDS encoding LysR family transcriptional regulator, with protein sequence MIGALTLDQLRVLVAIEKTGSFSAAGRELRRVQSAISHAIQTLEDTQGVQLFDRSGRTPRFTDAGRVLATQAQQILRQAEAFERTAHSIAAGLEPELSIAVDSFVPTGPVIRGLANLQHRFPDLTVTLFTEGLGAAERRVRDGSATLGLCALLPSIAQDLQAAALMQVALVPVVAPTHPLACETRPLTRDILSEHVQLILTDPLQRPGPSFSVVSPRVWRFVDIARRLEFLLAGFGWGTMPHHLVEEALESGRLVRLAIDDPAVLPGSVGLFAVHDRKRPLGIGARWLLEELQRQGWDAYSRQGAGGFAGGGPTSDS
- a CDS encoding MipA/OmpV family protein, giving the protein MMVTSFSRGAVLAATLCTALAGTATRAAADDEGSKPSKDWTFMLGGGAIYAPDYEGSNDYKAMPVPIVEVSWRDRVRLTTRGGAGIVATPFATDALKVDVGIGYHAGRKESDNDALKGLGNLDGGAVATARLGYRMGPVGVGLQVARDLGGDRDGLSATVEAEYAIRLFGDRARLSLSPHVTWADDNYMSSSFGITAAQSARSVHHLARYDAGAGFKDAGLSIGVSYAVTDSIQAVSRLGYTRILGDAADSPLVKQEGSADQFSTLAGLSYRW